A genomic region of Candidatus Omnitrophota bacterium contains the following coding sequences:
- a CDS encoding GDP-mannose 4,6-dehydratase has protein sequence MGSTSSNLEGFPALKILITGGAGFIGSNLARHYLKRGEELTILDNLSRPGVERNLQALQRDFPQLRFLKTDIRDGQAFPQPVEGQDVVFHMAAQVAVTTSIVDPLADFEVNALGTLNLLEAVRQSRSQPILIYASTNKVYGDLARLPLEVKGLRYEPATGLQSIDESCPLDFHSPYACSKGSGDQYVRDYARLYDLRTVVLRQSCIYGPGQHGSVEQGWVSWMLRAAMESKPVTVFGSGRQVRDVLYIGDLVEACDLVIQNISRTSGQIYNIGGGIENSISILEYLQLLDNKFGCKILPEWAPARLGDQRFFVADIGKAKRDFGWAPKTSVAEGVSRLLAWMKEGLTASAACEQ, from the coding sequence ATGGGTTCCACTAGCAGCAATCTGGAGGGTTTTCCCGCATTGAAGATTCTCATTACCGGTGGGGCCGGATTCATCGGCTCCAATCTGGCTCGACACTATCTCAAACGAGGGGAAGAACTTACAATTCTTGATAACCTGAGCCGGCCCGGTGTGGAGCGCAATCTCCAGGCGCTTCAGCGCGATTTTCCGCAGCTCCGGTTCTTAAAGACAGATATCCGGGATGGCCAGGCCTTTCCCCAACCCGTTGAAGGACAGGATGTTGTCTTCCACATGGCCGCGCAAGTTGCGGTCACAACCTCCATCGTGGATCCGCTCGCAGATTTTGAGGTTAATGCCTTGGGAACACTGAATCTTCTCGAGGCCGTTCGCCAGTCCCGGTCCCAGCCAATTTTGATTTACGCTTCCACGAATAAGGTCTACGGAGACCTGGCTCGTCTTCCGCTGGAGGTTAAGGGCCTGCGCTACGAGCCGGCGACGGGTCTGCAGAGTATTGATGAGTCTTGTCCCTTGGATTTCCATTCACCGTACGCGTGTTCCAAAGGCTCCGGCGATCAATATGTGCGGGATTACGCGCGTCTGTATGATTTGCGCACGGTGGTTTTGCGGCAAAGCTGTATCTACGGCCCGGGTCAGCATGGGTCAGTGGAGCAGGGTTGGGTGTCCTGGATGCTCCGGGCAGCCATGGAGTCGAAACCGGTCACGGTCTTCGGAAGTGGCCGCCAGGTGCGTGACGTCTTATACATCGGAGATCTTGTTGAGGCCTGTGACCTTGTCATTCAGAACATCTCCAGAACCAGCGGCCAGATCTACAATATTGGCGGGGGTATCGAAAACTCGATCTCCATCCTGGAATACCTTCAACTTCTGGACAACAAGTTTGGATGCAAGATCCTCCCTGAATGGGCCCCGGCGCGCCTCGGAGACCAGCGTTTTTTTGTGGCGGATATTGGGAAAGCAAAGCGGGATTTTGGGTGGGCTCCGAAGACCTCTGTGGCTGAAGGGGTGTCCAGGTTGTTGGCGTGGATGAAAGAAGGGCTCACTGCTTCCGCAGCCTGCGAACAATAG
- a CDS encoding radical SAM protein, whose amino-acid sequence MKIQRPGNGLHLDRPPRRFRLPRPQVLVLFTSYQCDARCAMCSTWVKQKSEPSISHEQIEKLFNDPLLKSSLEILNLTGGEPTLNPDLVSNVKTAVETCSRLRRVDLPTNGMNTGQVVDQIERLAAAIADCEVHLGITVSMDGLGPVHEAVRNRKGVFPQVERTLMEVQELTRAYPFMSVGINMTVGNQNADELFRMRNYARKRNIGINFTPAAISEIGVESALMKDDFLPSEVQRAKIADFFDILEESGEMLANHAQFAANWLRTGRRTLDCSFRQGRNCLLEPDGSLYLCGNFKEFKLGNVWETSFTRAWRNMRRIPSTAWRKCVGCESNCYLNP is encoded by the coding sequence ATGAAAATACAGCGACCCGGTAACGGGCTTCATTTAGACCGGCCGCCGCGCCGGTTCAGGCTTCCGCGCCCCCAGGTGCTTGTCCTGTTCACAAGCTATCAGTGCGATGCTCGCTGCGCCATGTGCTCCACCTGGGTCAAACAGAAGTCCGAACCCTCAATTTCTCATGAACAAATCGAGAAGCTCTTCAACGACCCTCTGTTGAAGTCCTCTTTGGAAATTCTCAATCTCACGGGCGGCGAACCCACACTCAATCCGGATCTGGTATCGAATGTGAAGACCGCGGTGGAGACATGCTCCCGATTGCGCCGGGTCGACCTGCCCACGAATGGAATGAACACCGGTCAAGTCGTCGATCAAATAGAGCGCCTTGCGGCAGCGATCGCCGATTGCGAAGTGCATCTCGGTATCACTGTTTCCATGGATGGGCTCGGGCCGGTTCATGAAGCTGTGCGCAACCGCAAGGGCGTGTTTCCTCAAGTGGAGCGGACTCTGATGGAAGTCCAGGAACTGACGCGCGCCTATCCCTTCATGAGCGTGGGCATCAATATGACAGTGGGGAACCAAAACGCGGACGAGCTGTTCCGTATGCGCAACTACGCAAGAAAAAGGAATATCGGGATCAATTTCACGCCCGCGGCAATTTCGGAAATCGGAGTGGAAAGCGCGCTGATGAAAGATGACTTCCTGCCCTCCGAAGTTCAGCGGGCCAAGATTGCAGACTTTTTTGATATCTTGGAGGAGTCGGGAGAGATGTTGGCCAACCACGCTCAATTTGCGGCAAATTGGCTCAGAACCGGTCGCCGCACTTTGGATTGCAGCTTTCGCCAGGGGCGCAACTGCCTTTTAGAACCGGACGGCAGTCTGTATTTGTGCGGCAACTTCAAAGAATTCAAGCTGGGCAATGTCTGGGAAACATCTTTTACCCGGGCATGGCGCAATATGCGCCGGATTCCCTCGACAGCCTGGAGAAAATGTGTGGGATGCGAGAGCAACTGTTATCTAAACCCATAA
- a CDS encoding glycosyltransferase family 4 protein, which yields MNRPLVNTSTDLALPAASTRALEHDAVARRERALRLSQSPALLFVTREGYHMPGARVRCYGFATELNRRKIRSEVLSYKDTLGALDADQEHLMGTPLRIRYNLRALREILRLKPRILVLQRFNYHALGPYLSLWLLPGTKLVLDLDDWEMRENPQYLMGWYPTSKAHWLTGRLARRSVATIAASRFLQSELSQWSPNTYYVPTGVNTRVFKARPRPSTDRFVFGWVGTFNHRSYVLNIAMAVRCFSRLRRRFPHIELRIIGDGLYRKEVERTLERIGWERVCWEGWQNPDTIPERLHHMDVGLLPLVDNTKFNRSKSPTKLFEYMACAKPAIASNIGEASEILVDGINGMLASNESDFEYKMRQLIEQPLLTRTLGEEARNTVCRSYSMDVLGERLYDIFSPLL from the coding sequence ATGAATCGGCCCTTAGTAAACACCTCAACTGATCTCGCACTGCCCGCGGCAAGCACCCGCGCCCTGGAACATGACGCAGTGGCAAGGCGGGAGCGCGCCCTACGCCTCTCTCAGTCACCGGCTCTTCTCTTTGTCACTCGCGAAGGCTACCACATGCCCGGCGCCCGGGTGCGCTGCTATGGTTTTGCCACGGAACTCAACCGGCGCAAAATCCGTTCGGAGGTCCTTTCCTATAAGGACACCCTCGGCGCTTTGGATGCGGATCAAGAGCACCTGATGGGCACTCCTTTGCGTATTAGATACAACCTCCGGGCGCTCCGGGAAATCCTCAGACTCAAACCGCGCATCCTTGTGCTGCAGCGCTTCAACTACCACGCGCTCGGCCCCTATCTTTCACTATGGCTCCTTCCAGGCACAAAGCTCGTGCTGGATCTGGACGATTGGGAAATGCGCGAGAACCCCCAATACCTGATGGGCTGGTACCCCACTTCAAAAGCCCATTGGCTGACCGGCCGACTCGCGCGCCGCAGCGTAGCCACGATCGCGGCCAGCCGCTTCCTTCAATCTGAACTCAGCCAGTGGTCCCCAAACACATACTACGTGCCCACAGGGGTTAACACGCGCGTTTTCAAAGCCCGGCCAAGACCCTCCACAGACCGTTTTGTTTTTGGGTGGGTCGGAACTTTCAACCACCGTAGCTATGTCCTTAATATCGCCATGGCCGTGCGCTGCTTCAGCCGGCTGCGCCGCCGCTTCCCGCACATCGAGCTGCGCATCATTGGGGATGGGCTCTATCGCAAAGAGGTCGAACGCACGCTTGAACGCATTGGCTGGGAGCGTGTTTGTTGGGAAGGCTGGCAGAACCCGGATACAATCCCCGAACGCCTGCATCATATGGACGTGGGTCTGCTGCCGCTTGTGGACAACACAAAGTTCAATCGTTCCAAGAGCCCTACAAAACTTTTCGAATACATGGCCTGTGCCAAGCCGGCTATTGCCTCCAATATCGGCGAAGCCTCGGAAATCTTGGTGGACGGCATTAACGGCATGCTGGCTTCCAACGAAAGTGATTTTGAATACAAGATGAGGCAATTGATCGAGCAGCCCTTGCTCACGCGCACGCTGGGCGAAGAGGCCCGCAACACTGTGTGCCGCAGCTATTCCATGGATGTGCTGGGAGAAAGACTCTATGACATCTTCAGTCCGCTCCTCTGA
- a CDS encoding glycosyltransferase family 2 protein, whose translation MTSSVRSSDISLVLTTWNSRHCIGECLESLRRQTLPPTEILLVDNGSEDGTADYIRLEYPSVRLIALPKNRGPAHARNIAIPQTLGDQIVILDSDVRLHPHYLERLASQAHRPGIGMLGGRILSYDGSTLDSAGLILSRSYRFLDRAHGEPDTGQHSHFEWVFGVCSCAAWYSRECLEDLRSGEEYFDEDFFYLVEDVDLAWRAQRRGWKVGYEPRAIAYHQRNGSRLKRRQRQYLSFRNRYLMLAKNGALENKWEYLQRAGLYDATRLLYMLGTNTRLTLKALRELRRLSPRMQEKGRFSQNPLPPKALARTVPGGEL comes from the coding sequence ATGACATCTTCAGTCCGCTCCTCTGATATCTCGCTCGTTCTGACTACGTGGAACTCCAGGCACTGCATTGGGGAATGCCTGGAGAGCTTGCGCAGACAAACCCTTCCCCCAACAGAAATCCTGCTGGTGGACAACGGCTCTGAAGACGGAACTGCAGACTACATTCGTCTGGAGTATCCTTCGGTGCGGCTCATTGCCCTGCCCAAGAACAGGGGCCCTGCGCACGCGCGCAATATCGCAATTCCGCAAACCTTGGGTGATCAGATTGTGATTCTGGATTCGGATGTGCGCCTCCACCCCCATTATTTGGAAAGATTGGCATCCCAGGCGCATCGCCCCGGGATTGGAATGCTCGGCGGCCGCATCTTGTCCTATGACGGCTCCACCCTTGACTCAGCCGGCCTGATTTTGTCCCGTTCCTACCGCTTTCTGGACCGTGCTCATGGCGAACCCGACACCGGCCAGCACAGCCACTTCGAATGGGTCTTCGGCGTGTGCTCTTGTGCTGCGTGGTATTCACGCGAGTGCCTCGAAGATCTTCGCTCGGGCGAGGAATACTTTGATGAAGATTTCTTCTATCTGGTAGAGGATGTAGATTTGGCCTGGAGGGCACAACGCCGGGGATGGAAGGTGGGCTACGAACCCCGGGCCATTGCCTATCATCAACGCAACGGCTCAAGACTCAAACGGCGGCAACGCCAATATCTTTCCTTTAGAAACCGCTATTTGATGCTCGCCAAGAATGGGGCCCTTGAAAATAAGTGGGAATATCTACAGCGCGCGGGACTCTACGATGCAACGCGACTCCTCTATATGCTGGGAACCAATACTCGGCTGACTCTGAAGGCGCTGCGAGAATTGCGCCGGCTCTCTCCCCGAATGCAGGAGAAGGGACGGTTCTCACAGAACCCGTTGCCACCAAAGGCGTTGGCAAGAACCGTCCCTGGTGGGGAGCTATGA
- a CDS encoding glycosyltransferase family 4 protein has translation MISREYPPETCWGGIGVYSTLLSKELALRGHRVHVICQTLGQERTVERGNLTVHKIRNSYYFFPRIATTEFAQRINYIRAVRRRFLKIHSQQPFDVVEGPNFSAEGLGVSFIKEVPLVTRLHSSLNEVAKAYGKRPTWDSQLSASLENWTLYRSQAVTCSTRAHAELVGQTAGYNPASIHILPLGVPIPEDTRPPSSEKAKEPLVLFLGRLEPRKGVDTLVRAIPQVLEKAPKTSFLFAGRDIYINGETHSVIGPPRLSYKRHLERLLPDSARNRVTFLGHVSDIQRRELLADCDLFVAPSTYESCGFVYLEAMSYARPVIGCNVGGVPEVVKHGETGLLVPPSDPGALARAILDVLSRPGQTSRMGAQARAWVETHFSLDQMVTRTEQLYASLVKDFSARKKAR, from the coding sequence GTGATTTCGCGGGAATACCCTCCCGAGACTTGTTGGGGCGGCATTGGCGTATACAGCACTCTGCTTTCAAAAGAACTGGCTCTGCGGGGACACCGGGTCCATGTGATTTGCCAAACTCTGGGCCAAGAGCGCACTGTGGAACGGGGAAATCTTACGGTACACAAAATTCGGAACAGCTACTATTTTTTTCCGCGTATTGCCACAACGGAATTTGCGCAGCGGATCAACTACATCCGGGCGGTTCGCAGAAGGTTTCTCAAAATCCACTCCCAGCAGCCTTTTGACGTGGTTGAGGGCCCTAACTTTTCCGCTGAAGGGCTGGGAGTTAGTTTTATCAAAGAGGTCCCTTTGGTGACTCGACTTCACAGTTCTCTAAACGAAGTCGCCAAGGCCTATGGCAAACGCCCCACATGGGATTCTCAACTCAGCGCCTCCCTTGAGAACTGGACTCTTTATAGAAGCCAAGCCGTGACTTGCTCCACGCGCGCGCATGCCGAATTGGTCGGCCAAACGGCCGGCTACAATCCCGCCAGCATTCATATCCTTCCGCTCGGCGTACCCATCCCCGAGGATACCCGCCCTCCTTCATCTGAGAAAGCAAAGGAGCCGCTTGTGCTTTTCCTGGGGCGTTTGGAACCTCGAAAAGGCGTGGATACTTTGGTACGCGCAATTCCTCAGGTTCTTGAGAAGGCTCCAAAGACAAGCTTCCTTTTCGCAGGACGCGATATCTATATCAACGGCGAAACCCATTCTGTGATCGGACCGCCCCGCCTGAGCTACAAACGGCATTTGGAGAGACTGCTTCCGGATTCCGCGCGCAATCGAGTTACGTTTCTCGGCCATGTGAGCGATATTCAGCGCCGCGAACTGTTGGCAGACTGCGATCTCTTTGTCGCGCCCTCCACTTATGAGAGCTGCGGCTTCGTATATCTGGAAGCGATGTCCTATGCGCGGCCCGTAATCGGCTGTAACGTCGGCGGAGTCCCTGAAGTCGTCAAGCACGGAGAAACCGGACTCCTGGTGCCTCCCTCGGATCCCGGAGCTCTCGCCCGGGCCATTCTCGATGTGCTTAGCCGTCCCGGTCAAACCTCGAGGATGGGCGCCCAAGCACGGGCGTGGGTGGAGACTCATTTCTCTTTGGATCAAATGGTTACCCGTACAGAGCAATTGTATGCGTCGCTAGTCAAAGATTTTTCCGCAAGAAAGAAAGCTCGATGA
- a CDS encoding glycosyltransferase family 4 protein, translated as MKILMVHPHDIFSMEEPWTLRIKALAREFCGRGDEVRLAYFPLTAAAAASDKTHGEPFECFPLQRPSGWGLAWRNMQILRRHAQWADIVHLQKCFHWASRPAAYAARTAGKPLHYDWDDWEEQIYVACADPLSPHIRWFLRRLESDLPRIADTVSVASDHLRHLCIQFGVKPKNIWPAPVGADLNLFGNANPAHIQQRYGLKGPVVLYLGQLHGAQYADLFLKAAKAVSEQAPSAHFLIVGHGYQAERLQHIAQELRLPNTTFTGALAHSEIPQVLAAADVCVASFEDNAVTRCKSPLKIAEYMAAGKAVVASNVGEVSHMLGDAGVLVPAGDSAALAKGVTGLLRNDTRRQELGRQARRRAEEVYNWPQTARNLSEAYESALSKHLN; from the coding sequence ATGAAAATTCTGATGGTACACCCACACGATATTTTTTCCATGGAAGAGCCCTGGACCTTGCGCATCAAGGCCTTGGCCCGGGAATTTTGCGGCCGCGGAGACGAGGTGCGCTTGGCCTACTTTCCCCTGACCGCAGCAGCCGCCGCATCCGACAAAACGCACGGCGAACCCTTCGAGTGCTTCCCCTTGCAACGCCCCTCAGGCTGGGGCCTGGCCTGGCGCAACATGCAAATCCTCAGACGCCACGCGCAGTGGGCGGATATTGTTCATTTGCAGAAATGTTTTCATTGGGCCAGCCGGCCTGCCGCCTACGCGGCCCGGACAGCAGGCAAACCCCTCCACTATGATTGGGATGATTGGGAGGAGCAAATCTATGTGGCCTGCGCCGATCCCCTCTCCCCCCACATCCGGTGGTTCCTGCGGCGCTTGGAATCGGACCTGCCCCGCATTGCCGACACCGTGTCCGTGGCCAGTGATCACTTGCGGCATCTCTGCATACAATTTGGTGTGAAGCCAAAAAACATATGGCCGGCACCGGTGGGCGCGGATCTCAATCTTTTCGGCAATGCCAACCCCGCCCACATTCAACAACGCTACGGCCTCAAGGGCCCTGTGGTTTTGTATCTGGGCCAGTTGCACGGGGCGCAATACGCGGATCTCTTTCTCAAGGCCGCCAAAGCAGTTTCGGAGCAAGCTCCCTCGGCCCATTTCCTGATTGTAGGTCACGGATACCAGGCTGAGCGCCTTCAACATATAGCCCAAGAGCTGCGTCTCCCCAACACCACCTTTACCGGTGCCCTGGCGCATTCGGAAATTCCCCAAGTCTTGGCCGCAGCGGACGTGTGCGTGGCTTCTTTTGAAGATAATGCCGTGACTCGATGCAAAAGCCCGTTGAAGATCGCGGAGTATATGGCGGCAGGCAAGGCCGTGGTGGCTAGTAATGTGGGTGAAGTCAGCCACATGCTCGGCGATGCGGGAGTGCTCGTCCCGGCAGGAGACTCCGCTGCATTGGCTAAGGGTGTGACCGGACTTTTGAGGAACGATACACGTCGTCAAGAACTCGGCCGGCAAGCACGCCGTCGCGCCGAAGAAGTTTACAACTGGCCCCAAACCGCAAGAAACTTATCGGAAGCCTATGAATCGGCCCTTAGTAAACACCTCAACTGA
- a CDS encoding ABC transporter ATP-binding protein, with protein MSDKPTPVIEVQRLGKQFNVPHQKGALIFALLPQLLRRQRIEEFWALRELSLSIAPGNSLGILGTNGAGKTTLLSLLAGILTPTEGTLTVNGNISCLLGLGSGFEPELTGEENLLLNGLILGMPMSEIREKYQSMVSFAELDGFLDTPIKIYSSGMQARLGFAIAVHKNFDILMVDEILSVGDLAFQEKCRRKFLEFRAEQKTLIIATQSPDMLQGLCDEVLVLDRGHLAYLGHPEAASTFYSEFILRRRRRSASADSRLLSPDLKLAWTERRHLCGPSRIKAWWGERKGSRNLCEIISVQLSGSPGKEPGTVSVGKPLEVQVRFRCHNALKDPHFGIALFREDQTYVFGPNTRYDRYQIETLAPGNGEFCLRFPRLALAPGRYRVSVAIWDEDEQNPYDYLCATIPLTVAGSAKGSGLCLLTCKPRRRSALPLLEMKEAIVTTGDFLSLPLPKRPQSGDVPIHVRIIRQWDRLVCFEAEVKPGFISLEFPKFDLLPEEYGLEVDDKLHTRIFVKSGRRDHGVLWMPHRWTLKLPKGSIVRRLRKQ; from the coding sequence ATGTCAGATAAGCCAACCCCAGTGATCGAAGTCCAGCGTCTGGGCAAACAATTCAACGTGCCTCACCAAAAAGGGGCGTTGATTTTCGCTCTGCTGCCCCAGCTGCTCCGCCGCCAGCGGATCGAAGAATTCTGGGCCCTGCGCGAACTCTCCCTTAGCATTGCTCCGGGAAACTCTTTAGGGATTCTGGGAACCAACGGCGCTGGCAAAACCACTCTGCTGAGTTTGCTCGCCGGTATTCTCACTCCCACTGAAGGCACCCTGACCGTCAACGGTAACATTTCCTGTCTCCTGGGGTTGGGAAGCGGTTTTGAACCGGAGCTGACCGGCGAGGAAAACCTCCTGCTCAACGGCCTCATTCTAGGAATGCCGATGAGCGAGATACGCGAGAAATACCAGAGCATGGTATCCTTTGCCGAATTAGACGGCTTCCTGGACACACCCATCAAGATCTATTCTTCAGGCATGCAGGCGCGGCTGGGTTTTGCCATTGCTGTGCACAAAAATTTCGACATCTTGATGGTGGACGAGATACTGAGCGTTGGGGATCTGGCATTTCAAGAAAAGTGCCGCCGGAAATTTCTGGAATTTCGTGCAGAACAAAAGACTCTCATTATCGCCACGCAGTCCCCGGATATGTTGCAGGGTCTGTGCGACGAAGTTCTGGTCCTGGACCGGGGACACCTGGCCTATCTGGGGCACCCGGAGGCCGCCTCCACATTCTATTCAGAATTCATTCTCCGGCGCCGCAGGCGCTCTGCTTCGGCGGATTCACGCCTATTGTCCCCGGACCTCAAGCTGGCATGGACAGAACGCAGGCACCTTTGCGGACCGTCCAGAATCAAGGCCTGGTGGGGGGAGCGCAAGGGCAGTCGCAATCTGTGCGAGATCATCTCAGTGCAGTTGTCTGGTTCCCCGGGAAAAGAACCCGGCACGGTCTCTGTGGGAAAGCCGCTTGAGGTACAGGTCCGATTTCGATGCCACAACGCTCTAAAGGATCCTCACTTCGGAATCGCCCTGTTTCGCGAAGATCAGACCTACGTGTTCGGCCCAAACACCCGCTATGACCGCTACCAAATCGAAACCCTCGCTCCCGGCAACGGCGAATTCTGCTTGCGATTTCCCCGGCTTGCACTTGCGCCAGGACGCTATCGGGTCTCTGTGGCGATCTGGGATGAGGATGAGCAAAATCCTTACGATTACCTTTGTGCAACGATTCCCCTCACTGTCGCAGGTTCTGCGAAAGGCTCGGGTCTGTGCCTACTGACTTGTAAACCGCGCCGCAGATCCGCGCTGCCATTACTCGAAATGAAGGAGGCGATCGTGACCACCGGGGACTTTTTGAGTTTACCCTTGCCCAAGAGGCCACAGTCCGGGGATGTCCCGATACACGTTCGCATAATTCGCCAGTGGGATCGCTTGGTTTGCTTTGAAGCGGAAGTCAAACCCGGGTTTATTTCTTTGGAATTCCCTAAATTTGATCTTCTCCCCGAGGAGTATGGGTTGGAGGTGGATGACAAGTTGCACACGCGTATATTCGTTAAATCGGGGAGAAGGGACCACGGCGTCTTATGGATGCCCCACCGTTGGACATTGAAGCTTCCTAAAGGATCTATTGTTCGCAGGCTGCGGAAGCAGTGA
- a CDS encoding glycosyltransferase family 4 protein, with protein sequence MNICLISHEYPPETGLGGIGTYTYHLAHGLVDLGHEVHVLSMSPGGHNQDSEDNGVHVHRIPRSEHIPDKGRLRDFYRRMEYSLAVERGLQRLCGDIEFDIIEGPNLEAEAFAYSFNEGPPLVTRIHTHSSKIQETWGLQEDSNALLANWMEKTLIERSDLVLSSTQTHADTVAREQDLSYQRLAIVPLGIPLPEFHPNTQDTRDTPQVLFVGRLEPRKGLHTLMQAVPLVLKRFPNAEFQIVGQETFLGAGEVSSEGDAQSSYKTQLLGLLPESSRERVHFLGRVSQEDLEDLYQNCAFLCVPSWYESCGLIFMEAMARSKAVIGCLAGGMPEIIRHGETGLIVPPKNPALLAEAINQLLSNQILCEEFGRKGRALAEDYYNRERFAQDTIKAYLQVLA encoded by the coding sequence ATGAATATTTGCCTGATCTCACACGAATATCCCCCTGAAACCGGGCTGGGCGGCATCGGCACCTACACCTATCACCTCGCCCACGGGCTTGTGGATCTTGGACACGAAGTCCACGTGCTCTCCATGAGTCCGGGCGGGCATAACCAGGATTCTGAGGACAACGGGGTACACGTGCATCGGATTCCGCGTTCCGAACATATCCCAGATAAGGGCCGGCTGCGGGATTTTTACCGGCGCATGGAATACAGCCTGGCCGTGGAGCGCGGCCTGCAGCGCCTTTGCGGCGACATCGAATTTGATATTATCGAAGGCCCCAATCTGGAGGCCGAAGCCTTTGCCTATTCTTTCAACGAAGGCCCGCCCCTGGTCACGCGCATCCACACGCACTCTTCCAAAATTCAGGAAACCTGGGGCCTACAGGAAGACAGCAACGCGCTGCTAGCCAACTGGATGGAGAAGACCCTCATTGAGCGCTCCGACCTGGTGCTCTCTTCCACTCAAACGCATGCAGACACCGTCGCGCGCGAACAAGACCTGAGCTATCAACGCCTGGCCATTGTGCCACTGGGCATCCCTCTGCCCGAATTTCACCCCAACACACAGGACACGCGCGATACACCCCAAGTTCTGTTTGTAGGAAGGCTGGAACCGCGCAAGGGCCTGCACACGTTGATGCAGGCTGTACCCTTGGTGCTCAAGCGCTTCCCAAACGCAGAGTTTCAGATCGTGGGCCAGGAAACCTTTCTCGGCGCAGGAGAAGTCTCTTCGGAAGGCGATGCGCAGAGTTCTTACAAGACTCAACTCCTGGGGCTCTTGCCGGAGTCTTCACGCGAACGCGTGCATTTCTTGGGGAGGGTTTCTCAGGAAGACTTGGAAGATCTCTACCAGAACTGCGCCTTTCTGTGCGTGCCGTCTTGGTACGAGTCCTGCGGCCTGATCTTTATGGAGGCCATGGCGCGCTCCAAAGCCGTTATCGGCTGCCTGGCAGGCGGCATGCCCGAAATTATCCGGCACGGTGAGACCGGGCTAATCGTGCCACCCAAGAATCCCGCCCTTCTAGCCGAGGCCATCAATCAGCTGCTTTCAAATCAGATTCTTTGCGAAGAGTTCGGGCGAAAGGGCCGGGCGCTTGCTGAGGACTACTACAACCGCGAACGCTTTGCCCAAGACACGATTAAGGCCTACCTCCAAGTATTGGCGTAG
- a CDS encoding ABC transporter permease, translating to MNPLPFSQKLIARLTPIRQYAALIWHLALADMRVRYKSPLLGFLWAFLVPLLLSGVFWVAFTYIFPMSSGRYPFFIFLIVGMFPWSFFQAAISGSTMSILHGAHLIKKVNFPREVIPLSVVGANLIHFLLTYFVVLVLAFAVGVPLSLWVWTLPLIILVQVIMMAGLSLMVAGMQVKYRDVKYVVDLLLTLWFYATPVLYPFQALANLPRPLYLLGLLNPMSHLVYLYRVAVLKGYPTEFPAPWSTPEVAAAAILSAMILFWAGSRIFNYYEPSFAEQVH from the coding sequence ATGAACCCTCTGCCCTTTTCACAGAAACTCATTGCCAGGCTAACCCCGATCCGGCAGTATGCGGCGCTCATCTGGCACCTGGCCTTGGCTGATATGCGCGTGCGTTACAAATCCCCTCTGCTCGGATTCTTGTGGGCCTTTTTAGTCCCTCTCCTGCTGAGTGGTGTGTTTTGGGTGGCTTTCACCTATATCTTCCCCATGTCCTCAGGACGCTATCCGTTTTTCATCTTCTTGATTGTGGGCATGTTTCCTTGGAGTTTTTTTCAAGCCGCGATCTCCGGTTCCACCATGAGCATCCTCCACGGGGCCCATCTGATAAAGAAGGTCAACTTCCCCCGGGAGGTCATTCCCCTGTCGGTTGTGGGCGCAAACCTTATCCATTTCCTGCTAACCTATTTTGTGGTGCTGGTATTGGCGTTTGCCGTGGGGGTTCCCCTGAGCCTTTGGGTGTGGACGCTTCCCCTTATCATCCTTGTACAAGTCATTATGATGGCCGGGTTGTCTCTCATGGTAGCCGGAATGCAGGTCAAATACAGAGATGTTAAGTATGTGGTGGACCTCCTCCTGACACTCTGGTTCTATGCCACTCCAGTCCTCTATCCGTTCCAAGCCCTGGCGAATCTTCCCCGTCCCCTGTACTTATTGGGTCTGCTGAACCCCATGAGCCACCTCGTGTATCTTTATCGCGTGGCTGTGCTAAAGGGGTATCCCACGGAATTCCCTGCCCCATGGAGCACCCCGGAAGTCGCAGCCGCGGCCATTCTATCGGCGATGATTCTTTTCTGGGCAGGATCACGAATTTTCAACTATTACGAACCGTCTTTTGCCGAGCAGGTACACTGA